Genomic window (Salvelinus fontinalis isolate EN_2023a chromosome 3, ASM2944872v1, whole genome shotgun sequence):
TAAACCCCGTTCCccagtgatctctgttctctTTATGGTAAAGCTCCAGCAGCAGGGGGACAGGGTCTGAGTCTTGCTTCGTCTTCCTAGGCAGACGGTCTTGGTTGACATCAGAGCAGGGCTAAGGTGTGATGGATTCAGGGGACTGGGTCAGCCACCATATGCCCAGCTAATCCAATCCAGGCGGTCCTGTCTCGTCCTATTAGAAAGCTGCGTACGGCCTCCACCGGAGAACCACTACGATTCATCACCACGACAGACCTGACCAGGGATCAGGGGGGAAAGCCATACCAACTGATCTGCAGATTAGAGTCAGATTAGAGTCAATCTGACTGGGAAACTACAGTATCCTTTAGCTGTGTTTGGTTGGGATGTCCAGCAATGTCAACAACTGATACAGGAACAGTGGTTTGGGTTACCTGTGTTTGGTTGGGATGTCCAGCAATGTCAACAACTGATACAGGAACAGTGGTTTGGGTTACCTGTGTTTGGTTGGGATGTCCAGCAATGTCAACAACTGATACAGGAACAGTGGTTTGGGTTACCTGTGTTTGGTTGGGATGTCCAGAAATGTCAACAACTGATACAGGAACTACTTGAACTTGAAAGAGCGATCATTGTACATGATCTGATATAGGTTAGTAAATAACATTGAGAGACTTTGTCAAAATGGCGGACACAAAGTAAGTTTATGGTTTGGCGTTACAGTTTCTACTGGCTGGTTTCTCGTaatcctccacaacattctccaATGGTGACCTTTGACCCTTGATGGGGGTTACACAGAATGACACAGAAGTCATTGTGAAGTCACCCATTTCATTAGTAGTCTCCCCAGCTATTGGATTTGGTAATTCAAATCAATTCAGACTTGTTGTGCCCTCGTCAAGGCCTTGGAACACAAAACCTTGTCCTACCCGTAGTTAATATAAGGTATCACTAATGCTGAAACTCTGCATTTCATTCATTATATTGCCAGCAATGATAATTCTTTCTAGTGCTTCTCCTTTTTAGATATTAAATAACTCCATGAGTCTTTGGATAATACATTTACATTCTAGAAACATATTATTGATCCAGGTCTGTTTTCCTGAGTGATATTATATATGGAGTGAAAAAAACTAAAGACTAAAACACAAGCTTAGAAAAATATAAAATCCTAAACAGCTGCTTGGGGGTTCAATCAAACTCTCCTCCCACACACTCTCCTGCCACAACAACACAGCTCAGCTTCTTCCACCAAGTCTCAGAGAGACTCTTGATCTTATCCGGGGTCTTCTTCCTCAGGCTCTGCCTCTGCTGGAGCTGCTGAACGTTCTCCGCTGGCTGGATGCTGGCCAAGATGGCCTGGTCAAACACCTCCTTCAGGTTCTTCTGGGTCAGACCCGAGCACTCTACGAAGGACACGGCCCCGATATCCTTCGCCAGCTGCTGGGCCTCCTCGGTGCCCACGGGCCGCTCCTGATTCCTGGCCAGCTGGACCAGCACCTGGACGTCTTCCCTCAGGTCCAGCTGGGTCCCCACCAGGACCATGGGCGCCCCGGGGCAGTGATGGCGGATCTCGGGCGCCCAGCGGTCGGTGGCGTTGCGGAAGGAGGAGGGGCGCACCACGCTGTAGCAGAGCAGGAAGACATCGGCATTGTGGTAGCATAGAGGGCGGATCCGGTCCAGCTCGTCCTAtaggagacaggaagggaaaagTCTCAAGTTGAGGAAGTGGAAGGGTTAGAGATACCCAATCCCAAATTGATTCTTAGCCCTGGCCTTATTGACCATGTCGATCTGATTCTGAAAAGACTACTGGATGGTTAGCAATGTGGTCCGCTAATACTTCCATTTCCCTCTCTGAGTTCAGGACATATTGattattacacctatccaatccttTCAGATCTACAAAGGTGCCTATTAAGGAGTAGGGGAAGAGTTGCTTAGGAATTGGGCATGAGTCAGGAAGAGCAAAGTCTGTGAGAGTCGTCCAAAAGGGGGCGATAAAGCACAGAGAGCCAGAGTATCGATTCTGGGGGCACGGACAGGAACCTCCTACAGGGGGCGATATAAGTCTGAGGATCACGGGGGAGGCAACGACTATGAGAGATATTCTGCCAGGAGGTGATAACTACTGACACAGGATCAGAGAGGGGTGTGCAGGGGAATACCAAGACACGGGGTAGAATGTGGAGGCAACCTATGTTGGGATAAGTGAAGCTGTGGAATCTAAACAAACTACTGACCACTGATAGAGAACGGCTTACATTAATAGTGTCATCCTCCATCCCCCATTTCTCTCATTTTGAGCAGAGCATGAGAAGAAAGAATAATGTGTTAGCTCTACCACTACAATAGAATATCCTTGTTAATGTGTCTATAGGTTACTAACACTCATTTAGTGTTGGATTCAAAAACAAAACTTTGACTCACCTGGCCAGCCATATCACAGAGTTGCAGTCTCACAGGTTTTCCGTCCACCACAACCATAGCTGAGAAGAAGAGTGTACACAGATTTGTTATTGATGGTGACAGCATTTAGACACCTGTTCAATGCCTACCCGTCATAGCACTATGCATTGGTGACGTTTACTTTGCACCATCAAATTATATCAAATAGTAACCTATTATTGATTCAGAGAGATCTAAAATAATACACACAAaagcaacaaacaaaaacaagaaaacattTATAAAATGCAACATGTGGATAAATCAATTCATGAGTAAAACCTCGGTCAAATTAACAATAAATCACGTTATCGAGTTTTCTGATTTCTCTCACAAATTACCTGCAAAGTTATCGAAAGCTGTTGGAATGTATTCTGTCGGATATCCATTTGTGGTGTAGCTGACGATAAGACTTGTCTTCCCCACTGCTCCATCTCCGACGAGGACGCAGTTCACCTTGCGCTCAGGTACGGAGCCGGACCGCCCACGCGTTGAAAGAGGAACGTCTCTGTTCTTGCCACGCCGTGGTGGTACCGGTGGAGCCGAATCCGAGATCCGACGGGGTTTCTGCACTCTTATATCTTGAGGAAGCATTTTGCCGTCGAATAACTGGCCTAATCCACGGGGAATAACGCTTCAATAATGCCAGAGCCGTCTGGGTCTCTGCACCTTGATATCCTATATGTTGGTTCCAATCCCAAAGTTGATAGAACCAGCACGCACCTGACTGTCCGTTTCTGTCAGTAAGTCATAGAAATTTAGATAAATAATAATTCAGGTAAACTACAGCTGAACTCGTGCAGCATACTGTAAACGCAAGACTGCCGTTAAATTTCTCCACGCCGCATGGTCTATTGATTGGCATCCTCTGCATCTGTTGTGTTAATGGTTGTAAGAGGATTACTGCGCGCCACATGAGGTGCGGTGCGTGTCACAGGGCTTTCAAAGTGAAACAAACTAAGATCCTTTGAAACTCTGATCCCCTGTAGTAAATAATGTGATCCACTTTGTCATTTACACAAGTGAATATGGTGAATATCTAGACCACTGTAGGGCTACACatttttgtttatctatttttTAAGGATAGGGTCCACGAATATTAATTTGTTTAATTTTTTCGTTCAATTTTAGCAACAACATAAGAAGAATTTGTAGCCCATCAAACCAAACACGTTTTTATCTCTAACAAAGTTGCATTGTCCTTACATGAAGTAAATGAGGACTCCCACATCAGTTTTAACCCTGACACAGGCATACTACAAC
Coding sequences:
- the LOC129837192 gene encoding rho-related GTP-binding protein RhoU-like, with product MLPQDIRVQKPRRISDSAPPVPPRRGKNRDVPLSTRGRSGSVPERKVNCVLVGDGAVGKTSLIVSYTTNGYPTEYIPTAFDNFAAMVVVDGKPVRLQLCDMAGQDELDRIRPLCYHNADVFLLCYSVVRPSSFRNATDRWAPEIRHHCPGAPMVLVGTQLDLREDVQVLVQLARNQERPVGTEEAQQLAKDIGAVSFVECSGLTQKNLKEVFDQAILASIQPAENVQQLQQRQSLRKKTPDKIKSLSETWWKKLSCVVVAGECVGGEFD